A single genomic interval of Pseudomonas sp. FeN3W harbors:
- the nadB gene encoding L-aspartate oxidase: protein MNQVLRYDVLVIGSGAAGLTLALNLPTDLRIAVLSKGDLSNGSTYWAQGGVAAVLDTTDTVESHVADTLIAGGGLCREDAVRFTVEHSNEAIQWLIEQGVPFTRDDAPDREDGSFEFHLTREGGHSHRRIIHAADATGAAIFNTLLGQARKQSNIELLQQRVAVDLITEHKLGLPGRRCLGAYVLNRSTGEVETFQSRFVVLATGGAAKVYLYTSNPDSACGDGIAMAWRAGCRVGNLEFNQFHPTCLYHPQAKSFLVTEALRGEGALLKLPNGERFMPRFDAREELAPRDIVARAIDHEMKRLGIDCVYLDISHKPAEFIKSHFPTVYERCLEYGIDITSQPIPVVPAAHYTCGGVVVDQAGRTDIPGLYAIGETSFTGLHGANRMASNSLLECFVYGRAAAQDILRELPHVTNVATLPAWDASQVTDSDEDVIIAHNWDELRRFMWDYVGIVRTNKRLMRAQHRVRLLLSEIDEFYSNYKVSRDLLELRNLALVADLMIRSAMQRKESRGLHYTLDYPELLPQAVDTILAPPTYVD from the coding sequence ATGAACCAGGTTCTACGATACGACGTGCTGGTCATCGGCAGCGGTGCCGCCGGCTTGACCTTGGCGCTCAACCTGCCGACCGATCTTCGCATCGCCGTGCTCAGCAAGGGCGATCTCTCCAACGGCTCCACCTACTGGGCCCAAGGTGGCGTTGCCGCAGTACTGGATACGACCGACACCGTAGAATCACATGTCGCCGACACCCTCATCGCCGGAGGAGGTCTGTGCCGCGAAGACGCCGTCCGTTTCACGGTCGAGCACAGTAACGAGGCCATCCAATGGTTGATCGAGCAAGGCGTGCCCTTCACGCGGGACGATGCCCCGGATCGCGAAGACGGCAGTTTCGAATTTCACCTGACCCGCGAGGGCGGCCATAGCCATCGGCGTATCATTCACGCAGCCGACGCCACTGGCGCAGCCATTTTCAATACGCTGCTCGGCCAGGCCAGAAAGCAGAGCAATATCGAGCTTCTACAGCAGCGCGTTGCAGTCGACCTGATCACCGAACACAAACTTGGCCTGCCGGGCAGACGCTGTTTGGGCGCCTACGTGCTCAATCGCAGCACCGGCGAGGTCGAGACCTTCCAATCACGATTCGTGGTACTGGCTACCGGTGGCGCGGCCAAGGTTTACCTGTACACGAGCAACCCGGACAGCGCCTGCGGCGACGGCATTGCCATGGCCTGGCGAGCGGGCTGCCGCGTCGGCAACCTGGAGTTCAACCAGTTCCACCCTACCTGCCTCTATCACCCGCAAGCGAAGAGCTTCCTGGTGACCGAAGCCCTGCGTGGGGAAGGCGCCTTGCTCAAGCTGCCGAACGGCGAGCGTTTCATGCCGCGCTTCGATGCCCGGGAGGAACTCGCCCCGCGCGATATCGTCGCCCGCGCGATCGACCACGAAATGAAGCGACTGGGCATCGACTGCGTCTACCTCGATATCAGCCACAAGCCTGCCGAGTTCATCAAAAGCCACTTCCCAACCGTCTACGAGCGCTGCCTGGAATACGGCATCGACATCACCAGCCAGCCGATTCCGGTAGTACCGGCAGCGCACTACACCTGCGGCGGCGTAGTCGTGGATCAGGCTGGGCGCACCGACATCCCGGGTCTCTACGCCATCGGCGAGACCAGTTTCACGGGATTGCACGGCGCAAACCGCATGGCCAGCAACTCGCTGCTCGAATGCTTCGTCTACGGCCGGGCGGCCGCTCAGGACATCCTGCGCGAACTGCCTCACGTCACCAACGTAGCCACGCTACCGGCATGGGACGCCAGCCAAGTGACCGACTCCGACGAAGACGTGATCATCGCGCATAACTGGGACGAGCTGCGGCGTTTCATGTGGGATTACGTCGGCATCGTGCGCACCAACAAACGACTGATGCGCGCGCAGCACCGAGTGCGCCTGCTGCTGAGCGAGATCGACGAGTTCTACAGCAACTACAAGGTCAGTCGCGACTTGCTCGAACTACGCAATCTGGCGCTGGTTGCAGATCTGATGATTCGCTCGGCCATGCAACGCAAGGAGAGTCGAGGACTGCATTACACCCTCGACTACCCGGAGCTGCTGCCGCAAGCGGTCGACACTATTCTGGCGCCGCCCACCTACGTCGACTGA
- a CDS encoding ABC transporter substrate-binding protein: MNRITLLALGLGFCLTAQAADPITLGLNYPRTGSYKEEGLAQMRGALLAIDEINEAGGVRGRPLRLISRNTASRPEKAVANVDRMADEGVAMLFGGVSSAVAIAASKRAKERGLLYFGTLTYSNDTTGKDGHRYMFRECNNAWMSARVLGQYLNEKMPGKTYFYITSDYTWGHTSESSLRQATGTVDQSKHQGVKTAFPGARLSDYRAALEKAANSGAEVLVLVLFGEDMVRAMRIADELDLNKKMQIAVPNLTQSMVELAGPDIMRGVLGTEPWTWRVPELEGSERGKAFVRDFGERYQTHPSSSAASAYSIVYQWADAATRAKSIGSEQVIMALENHSYNLLKGQQQWREFDHQNVQTVYAIQVKPREEVLKDRFKQDYFKIVHRLSGEQAAPSLAEWQEERRVGGQPARLQ; this comes from the coding sequence ATGAACCGGATCACCCTTCTGGCGCTAGGGCTAGGGTTCTGTCTTACGGCGCAGGCTGCTGACCCCATCACGCTCGGCCTCAACTACCCCCGTACCGGCAGCTACAAGGAAGAAGGCCTTGCGCAAATGCGCGGAGCCTTGTTGGCAATCGATGAGATCAACGAGGCGGGCGGGGTTCGGGGCCGCCCGCTGCGCCTGATCAGCCGCAATACCGCATCCCGCCCCGAAAAAGCCGTTGCCAACGTAGACAGGATGGCGGATGAAGGCGTTGCCATGCTGTTCGGCGGCGTATCCAGCGCGGTGGCCATCGCCGCGAGCAAGCGCGCCAAGGAGCGTGGGCTGCTCTACTTCGGCACCCTGACCTACTCCAACGATACGACTGGCAAGGATGGCCACCGCTACATGTTCCGCGAGTGCAATAACGCATGGATGAGCGCGCGGGTGCTGGGGCAGTATCTGAACGAGAAAATGCCCGGCAAGACCTACTTCTACATCACCTCCGACTACACCTGGGGCCACACCAGCGAGAGCTCGCTGCGCCAGGCGACCGGCACCGTCGACCAGAGCAAGCATCAAGGAGTCAAAACGGCCTTCCCCGGCGCACGACTGTCCGACTACCGCGCGGCACTGGAAAAGGCGGCCAACAGCGGTGCCGAGGTCCTGGTACTGGTCCTGTTTGGCGAAGACATGGTGCGGGCCATGCGCATCGCAGACGAACTCGACCTGAACAAGAAGATGCAGATTGCCGTTCCCAACCTGACGCAGTCCATGGTCGAACTCGCCGGCCCGGACATCATGCGCGGTGTGCTCGGCACGGAGCCCTGGACCTGGCGTGTCCCCGAACTCGAAGGTTCCGAACGCGGCAAGGCGTTCGTTCGCGACTTCGGTGAGCGTTACCAGACGCACCCTTCGAGCTCTGCCGCTTCGGCCTACAGCATCGTCTATCAGTGGGCAGATGCCGCCACTCGCGCCAAGAGCATCGGCAGTGAGCAGGTCATCATGGCCCTGGAAAACCACAGCTACAACCTGCTCAAGGGTCAGCAGCAGTGGCGCGAGTTCGACCACCAGAACGTGCAGACCGTCTACGCCATTCAGGTAAAGCCACGCGAAGAGGTACTCAAGGATCGCTTCAAACAGGACTATTTCAAAATCGTCCACCGCCTATCCGGCGAGCAGGCTGCGCCGTCGCTGGCCGAATGGCAGGAAGAGCGTCGCGTGGGCGGGCAGCCGGCTAGGCTACAGTGA
- a CDS encoding DUF4142 domain-containing protein: MTRATKTIFSGAFAVLFGVAANLALAAEGENFVDEASAKGIAEIETAKMALDKGTSEDVKQFAQKMIDDHTKANQELAQLAQAKDLEMSDEATLMDKAKAMILKLRDGENFDEAYANNQVVAHEQTIEMYQDYVEGGENADLKQFAQKTLPKLEEHLKQAKDLQAKHGAND, encoded by the coding sequence ATGACCAGAGCAACCAAAACAATTTTCTCGGGTGCATTCGCCGTGCTGTTCGGAGTAGCGGCTAACCTGGCGCTTGCCGCCGAAGGCGAAAACTTCGTCGACGAGGCTTCGGCCAAAGGTATTGCAGAAATCGAAACGGCGAAGATGGCCCTGGACAAGGGTACGTCGGAGGACGTGAAGCAATTCGCCCAGAAGATGATCGACGATCACACCAAGGCCAATCAGGAGCTTGCGCAACTGGCCCAGGCCAAAGACTTGGAAATGTCCGATGAAGCCACGCTGATGGACAAGGCCAAAGCCATGATCCTGAAGCTGCGTGATGGCGAGAATTTCGATGAAGCCTACGCCAACAACCAGGTCGTCGCTCACGAGCAGACCATCGAGATGTATCAGGACTATGTGGAAGGTGGCGAGAACGCCGATCTGAAGCAGTTCGCTCAAAAAACGCTGCCGAAGCTGGAAGAGCATCTCAAGCAGGCCAAGGACCTCCAGGCCAAGCACGGCGCCAACGACTGA
- a CDS encoding HDOD domain-containing protein: MSTLAEKVQRDLTLAIENDELVLPTLPEVALRVREAAENPDISIPALSKVIGADAALAARIIKVVNSPLLRTSREIDDLQMAVSRLGINYTCNLATGLAMEQMFQATTDVVDRKMREVWNKSTEVAAISHVLCRHYTRLMPDQATLAGLVHQIGILPILTYAEEHSALLSDSFSLNHVIDKIHPMVGEKILRTWDFPEAIVSVAGQYTDFQRNSAAVDYVDVVQVATLQSYMGTQHPYTQLNWNEVPAFAKLGLDPSALMQEDEDLSAAMDAAMSMLQ; this comes from the coding sequence ATGAGCACCCTTGCCGAGAAAGTCCAGCGTGATCTGACCCTCGCGATCGAGAACGATGAATTGGTTCTGCCGACCCTGCCGGAGGTGGCGTTGCGCGTCCGCGAGGCGGCCGAGAATCCGGACATCAGCATTCCGGCACTGAGCAAGGTGATCGGCGCCGATGCAGCCCTGGCAGCCCGCATCATCAAGGTGGTCAACAGCCCGCTGCTGCGTACCAGTCGCGAGATCGACGATCTGCAGATGGCGGTCAGCCGTCTCGGCATCAACTACACCTGCAACCTGGCCACAGGTCTGGCGATGGAGCAGATGTTCCAAGCGACCACCGATGTCGTCGATCGCAAGATGCGTGAGGTCTGGAACAAGAGCACCGAAGTCGCCGCCATCAGTCATGTGCTCTGCCGTCATTACACACGACTGATGCCTGACCAGGCGACCCTGGCCGGGCTTGTCCATCAGATCGGAATATTGCCGATCCTGACCTACGCAGAAGAGCACAGCGCCCTGCTATCGGACTCGTTCAGCCTCAATCACGTCATCGACAAGATTCATCCGATGGTGGGTGAAAAAATCCTGCGCACCTGGGATTTCCCGGAGGCAATCGTGTCGGTGGCTGGTCAGTACACCGATTTCCAGCGCAATTCGGCCGCAGTGGATTATGTAGACGTGGTGCAAGTCGCCACCCTGCAGAGCTATATGGGCACCCAGCACCCTTATACGCAGCTGAACTGGAACGAGGTTCCGGCCTTCGCCAAGCTGGGGCTCGACCCGAGCGCGCTGATGCAGGAAGACGAGGACCTGTCAGCCGCCATGGACGCAGCGATGAGCATGCTTCAGTAG
- a CDS encoding protein YgfX — MSSPSNQSFECRWQPSNWLLALYLAVQALALAAVLLSAAPLWLQLIALLFSLAHALWVLPRGILLSTRDTWCGLRHDAAGWHLWNERQGWQAVQLLPDSLALPLIVVLRFRVPGRRLASSICVPRDALPPEQHRRLRVRLKFSRRRWAAPE, encoded by the coding sequence GTGTCCAGCCCAAGTAATCAATCATTCGAGTGTCGCTGGCAACCGTCCAACTGGTTGTTGGCACTCTATCTCGCGGTTCAGGCGCTCGCCTTGGCCGCCGTCTTGCTGTCGGCTGCGCCATTATGGTTGCAGCTGATAGCCCTCTTGTTTTCTCTGGCTCACGCACTGTGGGTGTTGCCGCGCGGGATCCTGCTGTCCACTCGGGATACCTGGTGTGGTCTGCGCCACGATGCGGCGGGTTGGCATCTGTGGAACGAGCGGCAAGGTTGGCAGGCAGTTCAGTTGCTGCCTGACAGCCTGGCCTTGCCGCTGATAGTCGTGCTGCGTTTCCGTGTGCCGGGTCGGCGGCTAGCTAGCAGCATCTGCGTGCCACGCGACGCACTGCCGCCAGAGCAGCATCGTCGGTTGCGGGTGCGGCTCAAGTTCAGTCGACGTAGGTGGGCGGCGCCAGAATAG
- the ung gene encoding uracil-DNA glycosylase: MTQDDRIRLEAGWKEALREEFDKPYMLELGAFLRREKAAGKVIFPPGPMIFNALNSTPLDQVKVVILGQDPYHGAGQAHGLCFSVQPGVAPPPSLQNIFKELKRDLNLEIPRHGYLQHWAEQGVLLLNTSLTVEQGVAGSHAKAGWQQFTDRIIEVVSERRPHLVFMLWGAHAQSKSKLIDATRHLMLKSVHPSPLSAHRGFIGNGHFSRANQFLKQQGLQVIDWQLPAEV, translated from the coding sequence ATGACTCAAGACGATCGCATCAGGCTGGAGGCTGGCTGGAAAGAAGCGCTGCGCGAGGAGTTCGACAAGCCATACATGCTCGAGCTTGGCGCTTTCCTCCGGCGAGAGAAGGCCGCGGGCAAGGTGATATTTCCGCCGGGTCCGATGATCTTCAACGCGCTCAATTCCACGCCGCTCGATCAGGTCAAGGTAGTGATCCTTGGGCAGGACCCTTACCACGGTGCCGGTCAGGCCCATGGGCTTTGCTTTTCGGTACAGCCAGGCGTGGCGCCTCCGCCGTCACTGCAGAATATCTTCAAGGAACTCAAGCGCGACTTGAACCTGGAAATCCCTCGACATGGCTATCTGCAGCATTGGGCAGAACAGGGCGTGCTCCTGCTCAATACCTCGCTCACCGTGGAGCAGGGTGTCGCTGGTTCGCATGCCAAGGCGGGGTGGCAGCAATTCACCGATCGAATCATCGAAGTGGTCAGCGAGCGGCGTCCGCACCTGGTGTTCATGCTTTGGGGCGCCCATGCGCAATCCAAATCGAAACTGATAGATGCCACGCGGCATCTGATGCTGAAGTCGGTGCATCCTTCGCCGCTCTCGGCGCACCGCGGATTCATCGGCAACGGCCACTTCAGTCGAGCCAACCAGTTTCTCAAGCAGCAGGGGCTGCAAGTGATCGACTGGCAGCTTCCGGCTGAGGTTTAG
- a CDS encoding succinate dehydrogenase assembly factor 2 — protein sequence MGEQSELNRLFWQSRRGMLELDVLLVPFVKEVYPGLDEEDQRRYRKLLNCEDQDMFGWFMQRGEPEDEDLRRMVRMILDRVQPK from the coding sequence ATGGGCGAGCAATCCGAACTCAATCGTCTGTTTTGGCAGAGCCGTCGCGGTATGTTGGAACTGGACGTGCTGCTGGTGCCTTTCGTCAAGGAGGTCTACCCAGGTCTCGATGAGGAAGATCAGCGTCGCTATCGCAAGCTGCTGAATTGCGAGGATCAGGACATGTTCGGCTGGTTCATGCAGCGCGGCGAACCCGAGGATGAGGACCTGCGGCGCATGGTTCGCATGATCCTCGATCGTGTCCAGCCCAAGTAA
- a CDS encoding enoyl-CoA hydratase: protein MSTAVEPYQAGVFDLTHKLTVEKHGHTALITINHPPANTWDRESLIGLKQVIDHLNHDDDIYALVICGQGEKFFSAGADLKLFADGDRNRAREMARRFGEAFEALRDFRGVSIAAINGFALGGGLECALACDLRIAEQQAQMGLPEASVGLLPCAGGTQALAWLVGEGWAKRMILCGERITADTALRIGLVEQVVEPGQSRGHALMLASRVARQSPVAVRAIKPLIDAARQRVPNTLAAAEREAFVELFEADDTLEGVNAFLEKRDPRWRNR, encoded by the coding sequence ATGAGCACTGCAGTAGAGCCCTACCAAGCCGGTGTCTTCGACCTGACCCACAAGCTGACCGTGGAAAAGCATGGTCACACTGCCCTCATCACCATCAACCATCCGCCTGCCAACACTTGGGATCGCGAGTCGCTCATCGGACTCAAGCAGGTCATCGACCACCTGAACCACGATGACGACATCTACGCACTGGTGATCTGCGGTCAGGGCGAGAAGTTCTTCAGCGCGGGTGCGGACCTGAAACTCTTCGCTGATGGTGATCGCAACCGAGCCCGGGAAATGGCCCGCCGCTTTGGCGAAGCCTTCGAGGCGCTGCGCGATTTCCGCGGTGTCTCCATTGCGGCAATCAACGGATTCGCCCTTGGAGGAGGCCTGGAATGCGCACTGGCCTGCGACCTGCGCATCGCCGAGCAGCAGGCACAAATGGGCTTGCCGGAAGCATCGGTAGGCCTATTGCCCTGTGCGGGCGGCACCCAGGCACTGGCCTGGCTGGTCGGCGAGGGCTGGGCCAAACGTATGATCCTCTGTGGCGAGCGCATCACGGCAGACACTGCGCTGCGCATCGGTCTGGTGGAGCAGGTGGTCGAGCCCGGCCAATCGCGTGGTCACGCACTGATGCTCGCATCCCGGGTCGCACGACAAAGCCCTGTTGCGGTGCGTGCGATCAAGCCGTTGATCGACGCAGCCCGTCAGCGTGTGCCCAATACGCTCGCCGCCGCCGAGCGCGAGGCCTTCGTCGAGCTGTTCGAGGCCGATGACACCCTTGAAGGCGTCAATGCCTTTCTCGAAAAACGCGATCCGCGCTGGCGCAACCGATGA
- the rsxB gene encoding electron transport complex subunit RsxB, whose product MSAVVIAILALLALCLLGGAILGFAAVRFRVEGDPIAEQINALLPQTQCGQCGYPGCKPYAEAIAGGDKINKCPPGGEATIQALADLLDVEAEPLDAEGGEKPQMVAYIREAECIGCTKCIQACPVDAIVGAARQMHTVIISECTGCDLCVEPCPVDCIDMIEVGSNLQSWKWNRPLAPGQLIATDREQAA is encoded by the coding sequence ATGAGCGCAGTCGTCATCGCGATCCTCGCCCTGCTCGCCCTGTGCCTGCTCGGCGGCGCCATCCTCGGTTTCGCCGCTGTGCGTTTTCGTGTCGAAGGCGACCCGATCGCCGAGCAGATCAATGCCCTGCTGCCCCAGACCCAATGTGGCCAATGCGGTTATCCGGGCTGCAAACCCTACGCCGAAGCCATTGCCGGCGGCGACAAGATCAACAAGTGCCCACCAGGCGGCGAAGCCACCATCCAGGCCCTGGCCGACCTGCTCGATGTCGAGGCGGAGCCGCTGGATGCCGAGGGTGGCGAAAAGCCGCAGATGGTCGCCTACATCCGCGAAGCCGAGTGCATCGGCTGCACCAAGTGCATCCAGGCCTGCCCGGTTGACGCCATCGTCGGTGCCGCGCGACAGATGCACACCGTGATCATTTCCGAGTGCACCGGCTGCGACCTGTGTGTCGAACCCTGCCCGGTGGACTGCATCGACATGATCGAAGTCGGCAGCAATCTGCAGAGCTGGAAATGGAACCGGCCGTTGGCGCCCGGCCAGTTGATCGCAACTGATCGGGAGCAGGCCGCATGA
- the rsxA gene encoding electron transport complex subunit RsxA: MTELALIMVSAILVNNFVLVQFLGLCPFMGVSKKIETAIGLSLATTFVLTLAAMCSYLVQQYVLKPLDLEFLRTISFILVIAVTVQFTEMVVNKTSPLLYRVLGIFLPLITTNCIVLGVALLNANKAEFTFLTATVNGFAAGLGFSLVLVLFAAMRERIAIADVPKSFQGAAIGMVTAGLMSLAFMGFTGLIKL, encoded by the coding sequence ATGACCGAACTCGCCCTGATCATGGTTAGCGCCATACTGGTCAACAATTTCGTACTGGTGCAGTTCCTCGGTCTGTGCCCGTTCATGGGCGTCTCGAAGAAGATCGAGACCGCCATCGGCCTGTCGCTGGCCACCACCTTCGTGCTGACGCTCGCCGCCATGTGCAGCTACCTCGTCCAGCAGTATGTGCTCAAGCCGCTGGACCTCGAGTTCCTACGCACCATCAGTTTCATTCTGGTGATCGCGGTGACCGTCCAGTTCACCGAGATGGTGGTGAACAAGACCAGTCCGCTGCTCTACCGCGTACTCGGCATCTTCCTGCCACTGATCACCACCAACTGCATCGTGCTCGGCGTGGCGCTGCTGAACGCCAACAAGGCCGAGTTCACCTTTCTCACCGCGACCGTCAACGGCTTCGCCGCGGGGCTGGGCTTTTCCCTGGTGCTCGTACTGTTCGCCGCCATGCGTGAGCGTATCGCCATTGCCGACGTGCCCAAGTCGTTCCAGGGTGCGGCGATCGGCATGGTCACCGCCGGCCTGATGTCGCTGGCATTCATGGGCTTCACCGGGCTGATCAAGCTATGA
- a CDS encoding enoyl-CoA hydratase/isomerase family protein, which yields MHVTFEERPALHGMRIAIATLDAAQQLNALSLPMIDALLDQLGRWANEPAVACVLLRGNGAKAFCAGGDVRRLAEACRGEPGTVPALAERFFADEYRLVHLLHHYPKPLICWGHGYVMGGGMGLLQSATIRIVTPDSWLAMPEVAIGLHTDVGASWFLPRLAGRLGLFLGLTGARVNARDALDIGLADRCLMDEQQPELIEGLVQINWQDQADCQLHSLLRALSRHASAQLPAPRLLPRRERIDELLDVAELTHAWQALVALQDDSDEVLAQAARGLRDGCPLSAHLAWRQQEKGQKLSLGQALQMEYTLSLNCCRYPEFAEGVRARLIDKDNRPSWHWPDAHSVPPAVVEAHFEPIWEGTHPLAGLA from the coding sequence ATGCACGTCACCTTCGAAGAACGCCCCGCGCTGCACGGCATGCGAATAGCCATCGCCACCCTGGACGCCGCGCAGCAACTCAACGCTCTGAGCCTGCCGATGATCGACGCACTGCTCGACCAGCTTGGCCGCTGGGCCAACGAGCCAGCGGTCGCCTGCGTGCTGCTGCGCGGAAACGGCGCCAAGGCGTTCTGCGCCGGTGGTGACGTACGCCGCCTTGCAGAGGCCTGCCGAGGCGAGCCCGGAACGGTGCCGGCTCTGGCCGAGCGATTCTTTGCCGACGAGTACCGCCTCGTCCACCTGCTGCACCATTACCCGAAGCCGCTTATCTGCTGGGGCCATGGCTACGTGATGGGTGGCGGCATGGGACTCTTGCAAAGCGCGACGATCCGCATCGTTACACCGGACAGTTGGCTGGCGATGCCGGAAGTCGCCATCGGGCTGCATACGGATGTCGGCGCGAGCTGGTTCCTTCCTCGCCTGGCAGGCAGGCTGGGCCTGTTTCTGGGCCTCACCGGCGCGCGGGTGAATGCCCGTGATGCACTGGACATCGGCCTTGCCGACCGTTGCCTGATGGATGAGCAACAGCCCGAACTCATCGAGGGGCTGGTTCAGATCAACTGGCAGGACCAGGCGGACTGCCAGCTCCACAGCCTGTTGCGAGCCCTGTCCAGACACGCCTCTGCGCAGCTGCCCGCCCCCAGGCTGCTGCCACGGCGAGAGCGGATCGATGAACTGCTGGACGTGGCCGAACTCACGCATGCATGGCAGGCCTTGGTCGCGTTGCAGGATGATTCCGACGAGGTACTCGCACAGGCCGCTCGCGGCCTGCGCGACGGATGCCCACTGAGCGCCCACCTCGCCTGGCGACAGCAGGAGAAAGGCCAGAAGCTGTCGCTGGGCCAGGCATTGCAGATGGAGTACACGCTAAGCCTGAATTGCTGTCGCTACCCCGAGTTCGCCGAAGGCGTACGTGCCCGCCTGATCGACAAGGACAATCGACCAAGCTGGCATTGGCCGGATGCCCACAGCGTTCCCCCAGCGGTGGTCGAGGCGCACTTCGAGCCAATCTGGGAAGGAACTCACCCCCTGGCCGGCCTGGCCTGA
- a CDS encoding folate-binding protein YgfZ: MTDTAYFCVLSHEGVLAVRGPDASKFLQGQLTCNLNYLTAETSSLGARCTPKGRMQSSFRIVLDGDGYLLAMASELLQLQQADLNKYAVFSKSRLNDESGDWCRFGLAGGDGSLVSLGLDLPQTPDSVVRSNGMIAIRLPDGRVELWTPGADAEQVRTRLAAQLEETPVNRWLLDQVRAGIGQVFGSTRELFIPQMINLQALGGVSFKKGCYTGQEIVARMQYLGKLKRRLQRLVIEGRQDELPAPGVEIFSPVHGSSVGEVVLASSDTDRIELLAVLQEDAAADGRLHLGSPDGLPMSLLELPYSLNADLEIQR; this comes from the coding sequence ATGACCGACACTGCTTATTTTTGCGTTCTGTCGCATGAAGGCGTCCTTGCCGTACGCGGCCCGGATGCCAGCAAGTTTCTCCAGGGTCAGCTGACCTGCAACCTCAACTATCTCACCGCCGAGACGTCCAGTCTCGGCGCACGCTGCACGCCCAAGGGGCGCATGCAGTCGAGTTTTCGCATCGTGCTCGATGGCGACGGCTACCTGCTGGCGATGGCCAGCGAACTGCTACAACTGCAACAGGCCGACCTGAACAAGTACGCCGTATTTTCCAAGTCCCGCCTGAATGACGAGAGTGGCGACTGGTGCCGATTCGGCCTTGCGGGCGGAGACGGCTCGCTGGTCAGCTTGGGCCTGGATCTGCCGCAGACCCCCGACAGCGTGGTGCGGAGCAACGGCATGATCGCGATCCGCCTGCCCGATGGCCGCGTCGAACTCTGGACCCCTGGCGCCGACGCCGAGCAGGTCCGCACGCGCCTGGCCGCGCAGCTTGAGGAAACGCCGGTCAATCGCTGGCTGCTCGACCAGGTTCGCGCCGGCATCGGCCAAGTGTTCGGCAGCACTCGCGAGCTGTTCATCCCGCAGATGATCAATTTGCAGGCGCTGGGTGGCGTGAGCTTCAAAAAGGGCTGCTACACCGGCCAGGAAATCGTCGCGCGCATGCAGTACCTGGGCAAACTCAAGCGCCGCCTGCAGCGTCTGGTGATCGAAGGCCGTCAGGACGAGCTGCCAGCCCCCGGCGTTGAGATTTTCTCACCGGTGCATGGCTCCAGTGTCGGCGAGGTCGTACTGGCGTCCAGTGACACCGACCGAATCGAACTGCTTGCCGTCCTGCAGGAGGATGCCGCCGCTGACGGTCGCCTGCATCTGGGCTCACCGGACGGACTGCCGATGAGTCTGCTCGAGCTTCCCTATAGCCTGAATGCGGATCTGGAAATTCAGCGCTAG